The genome window AATTTATCAGCATGATTTATCATGTAGCATGTTATAGTAAAGAAATATAGCATGCCTCTTGTGGTTTCACTTGGAACTTGGAAGTGGATAAACATTGTAATTGTTCTCCATCCATACAATCCAATGTAAAATGTGTGAAAAGTAAGACAGTTTGTTGTAGCAGCTATCTGAAAGGCGTGTCGATTCAGTTGTGCCGGTGAAGCTTGCTCCATGGTTATAGGTTTTTCATTTTGGTTTTCTATGTGATATTCTATTTGGTATTTTCAGGACAAATGGAGGAATTTAAGTTTCAGTGCAAGTGGACTGGGATCGAGTAAAGTACGGGTTCCAAAGATAACTGGATCCTCATCTTCACCATCATCTAGCTCACAGGCTCTGCTTCTCCCAGCGGCAAATAATGTTACAGAAGCTATGCTGCCTGCAGATGCTGACAAAAAGCCACGGGAtgggaaaactccgccaaagttgGTCTCTCTTTATTTTCATACCAAAGTCTAGTTAATCAGTAATTCTAATTTTAAATGCATAGTTGTTCGTAACATAGATAAAAATTCTTATTAAAAATACCTTGATTCAAGGGTGATTGCATGGCCACACCCACACTATGCTTATACTTTTGAGTGAAATGAAAGATGTCTCTATTCATCCCATTCGAGATAGTTGCCTCCTTTATTCTTTGTCTGGTCTTTAAGAGGATATATAACCATATAAGTTTTTGAATGATATATTACTTCAAGTCTTCAACTTCCATTGGATTGAAGAACATCTGGGACGAAGCAATCACTTGCTCCTTCAGAAATGCAAACTGAAGAGTGGACATGGTTTAGCAGGATTATTTGTAGATAAGCCAGCTGATGTGTAGAAATGCCTTAAGTTAGATTCTCAAGATTCAAACCTTCAAACCAACCATATGGTGTGAGAGTTGATGGATTTAGCATGGATTTCCATTCCATTTTATTTTAAAGTTATTGTCCCCTTTAATCTTTGGATTCTGCTTACAACATCAAATTTGTTTGCTAGGTATGGTGCCATGATTATGGAAGCTCTTTCGGAATTGAATCAGCCGAATGGTTCAGATATTGATGCAATCTTCGACTTCATAAAGGTTGGGTATCTGCATTAATTATTCCCTTTTGATCTCACTATTTTACAGCAGTTATTTAACATCAAGCTTTGGAGCTCATTCAAGTTTTGGTTGCTTTTGACTATATACTTACATTTGACTGTTGTGATATGATAAGAATCACAGTTCACAGGAATATTCTGTTGCATGATCTCTGTCCATAGGGAAACTATCATTTCACATTTGAAGCTTCTGTTTCGAGAATTTTGTTGGTTATAATAGCTAACTTGAATGATGAAAGACAAACATTTTTTCGCACATGAATCATGAATGTTTCATAAGAATTTTGTGGCCATCCTGATCTTCAGTACGTGTGAAGTGCGTCCTCAATTCTGATTACTCATTTGATAGATGGCATGCATGTGTTTTTTTTTCTTTATATGAGCTTAAGGAAGCCTTTTCAAATTACATGTTTCTGTAGAATCTGTTTTGCACTTtggattctgtacttacacagtACATATGGTGAGGGTGTCTGATGCATTTGATTGGGTTTCCGTATGATGCATGCCTATCATGCTCTGCTATTTCCTTTCCACACTTGATGTATCTGGTTTAATACCATGCTGTATTTAGATCTTGTTTCATATATTCCTGGAAGGATAAGTTGCTTATGCTATCATTGGTACCGTATGCAGCAAAGGCATGTGGTGCAATCGACCTTTAGAAGATTTCTACCCTCAAAGTTACGGCGACTTGCAGACTCAAACAAAATTGAAAAGGTGAATATTCCTTTTTGTAAATTAGATTACAGTtattttttcctattttcttttcatCTTAGTGAGGCTTATGTTTTCCTCTTTACAATCTGTTTGGATATGTAATCTGTAGTTTATCCCATGGATCTGGCTGAAATTCTACATGTCTTGAACGAATCCAATCGAACACTCTGTGTTCCATTGGTCTCCTTGCTTGGTTGGCAAAGTCTGCACTGTATTTCAGCTAGGGACAATCTTAGTGTTGTACTCAAAGACTCGCTGGGGCTAAGGCCGTCAACACGGAAAGTAATCGCACGTTTGGTGTATGTTTGGTGTGTAGCCTTTGCGTATTGTGGGCGTGTTGTGTGTGGGTGTCTTGTTGCATGCGTGTGGGTGTTTTTGTGTCATGTCCTCTTTTTTCTCTTTTATGAAATGATACGCAGCTCTtccgcgtgttcgagaaaaaaagtgGCATGCTTCTGCGCGGCCTTTGCATTATGTTTCTTTTGAGAGATTATAGTGTTGTAGTTGCATATGTTATATGTAGATTAGTCATTTGCGTGTGACAATATGAGGAAGCTCATTGTTTTAACCTTCCGAACGACTAATAATCACATGCCAGGTTTCTGTTTTTTCATGCTTTTTAATCAGTGTTTATTGTTATAGATTGTGGTCTTATCAACGAGCTTGTTTTTATAATTGTATATATCCACTGGGTTTTGCTGACCTTGGCAGAATATGCCATCTAGCCACGTGCCCATATATAAAAAAGTGGTTTTGAGCTTAACATAAAATCTGCAATTCTCATGAGTGCAAATTTCATCATGCAAAGTATCTTGATAGCTGTATTGGCAGAATATTAATTATTAAATTCAAGAAAGCAATGTTTGAGCTGTAGATGCAACTAGTTGCAGTCTAATTACATCCTTTTATCTAAATGCAGGTCGATAACTTCTATAGGCTCCCAGATTCATTTGCAACAAGGACTCCAGCTCAAATAAAAGTTTCAGATCCAAAACAGAAGGATCCATCTAAGGCGTCAAAGACCATAGGCTTGTTTGCTGCCTCCAGCCCTGCACTAGAGGCAGCGATGGCAGCTGCTGTCAAGGTGACTGACGCCGAGGCAAAAGCACATGATGCACATGATCAGATGATGGAGGCAGAAAGGATGCTGAAGATGGCTGAGGATACCGAGTCTATCCTCACAATTGCAGCAGAGATCTATGATCGATGTACTCCATCTTCTTCATTATTCACATGTCACCTTTCACTCTCGTGCATTGTTTTTTTTCTTGTATCGTCTAACTTCACGCTGATGGTTCAGGTTCAAGGGGGGAGATAACCACATTAGTTCCAGTGGCGCAAAGGGAGTTTTGAAATCTATTGGAGACTCTTGTCTTGTACATGGGATAGGTTTTGGAATCCGGAGGCccttacttgggatatgccctagGGTTAATAACAACAGCGCACCGCCTGTCTTCAGACTTTGTAATGATATGTAATCCCATCTTTCCCATTCCCAGCCTGTCACTGCAAGCTGCGGTCGTGAATCCTGATGGCAGTAAAGTTTTTTTTTTGTTGACATGACGAAAGAATAGAGCAGGAAAAAGTGGTTTAAACAGATGAGGTAGGGTAGTAGGATGGTAAAGTGTTACTGGTATAAGATAATATAATGTGCCGCAGTTATTTTCCAAATCGAGAATGTTGTGTTCTGTGAGAACTGTTCctttgagagcactttcttgTTACTAGTGCGACATTGCCGATAGCCTTTCCAACGACAGAGATTCGACCATAACAGTCTTCTCTGCATTTCTGTTTTAGTAGGATGATGTCAACTTTCTAGTTACATAGTGTTTGACTGGTGCATTGCCATATTATAAGTGTATCTGAATCAAGTATCGAAAGTACTATGTTGGCCCTGCTTAAAATGTTACTTATGTTTTTATCGATCGATCGATCACCACCATGGTTACGAGTAAACATCTTATGCTTACGATTTTATAATCTTGGTGAAAAAGAACTTACAGCAGTAACGCATTTGTTTTTTCTGCTGGAGTGCTGATGAGGGCGCTTCGCTAATTGCTACGCTTACGAGGAGAGGAGCCCACAAGACGAGATCTACCCGCTGCCCCCTCGCAACGCATTCCCCTCCCCCGCGTCGTCATCTCCCCAAATCCCCCCAAACCCTACCGCCGATCCGGGCCCAGATCGCCATGGCCGCGCCCAACAGCAATGACGCCGCCAGCGCCAGCGGCACCGGCCCGGCTGGCGAGGAGGACATCTCCATCGAGGCGTTGGCGCGGCGCGTGCAAGAGCACATGACCCTCAACTCGAACCCCGCCGCTCGCCGCCACAAGTTCTGGGAGACACAGCCCGTCGGCCAGTtccgtgacgccgccgacgcatcGCTACCGAACGGCCCCATCGAGCCGCCCACGCCACTCTCCGAGGTGCGCGCCGACCCCTACCCGCTGCCCGCCGCCTTCGAGTGGCTCACCTGCGACCTCGATGACGACGCGCTCCTCGCCGACCTCTACTCGTTGCTCGCCCACAACTACGTCGAGGATGACGAGAACATGTTCCGCTTCAACTACTCCCCGGCCTTCCTCCGCTGGGCGCTCAAGCCGCCGTCCTTCTTCCGGGCCTGGCACATCGGCGTTCGCGCCAAGGAGTCCAAGAAGCTCGTCGCCTTCATCTCGGGCGTCCCCGCCCGCATCCGCGCCCGCGACGACGTCGTCCGCATGGCCGAGATCAACTTTCTCTGCGTCCACAAGAAGCTCCGATCCAAGCGCCTGGCACCCGTGCTCATCCGGGAGGTCACCCGCCGCGTCCACCAGGAGAACATCTGGCAGGCTGCATACACCGCGGGGATCGTCCTCCCAACCCCCATCACCACCTGCCGCTACTGGCACCGATCCCTCAACCCCAAGAAGCTTATCGATGTTGGATTCTCTCGCCTTGGTCCGCGCATGACTATGAGCCGCACGGTCCGGCTATACAAGCTGCCTGATGCGCCGCTCACCCCTGGGTTTCGCAGGATGGAGCTGCGGGATGTCGCTGCGGTCACACGGCTGCTGAGGGCATACCTTGCGAGGTTTGTGGTAGCACCGGATTTTGATGAGGTAGATGTGGAGCACTGGTTGCTGCCCCAAGAGGATGTGGTGGACAGCTACCTTGTGGAGAGCCCTGAGACGCATGAGGTCACAGATTTCTGCAGCTTTTACACACTGCCCTCATCAGTGTTGAACAATGCTAACTATGCGACGCTCAAAGCGGCGTACTCATATTACAACGTTTCAACCAAAACTCCATTGCAGCAGCTGATGAATGATGCTCTTATTGTTGCCAAACGGAACAATTATGATGTGTTCAATGCTCTCGATGTCATGGAGAATGAGTCATTCCTCAAGGAGCTCAAGTTTGGTCCTGGAGATGGGCAGCTCCACTATTACCTCTACAATTACCGTATTCGCAATGGCATCAAGCCCTCTGAGCTTGGTCTTGTGCTGTTATAGGGCAGTCTAATCAGGACAGTCCTGAGTTTACACCTTCCAGGTAATTCTTGTGTCACTGATTTATTATTTGAATTTTATGATTGTTAAAGGTGATGATTTGGCTCCCTTGCTGTAGGTCTCACTGTGCAATCCCAGTGGTTTCCTCATTTTGTCTATTGTGGTAGTGGTTTCTTTGATATGATTGCCATGCCCATTGATGGGAGTCCAAGATGATTTGCAAACAAGGAGACTGGAATTAGAAATCCTTTCCTTAATTTAAGGTTATTATTCCCATTAGTGACATTTTGTGTGCGTGGTCCACAACTTGTATGctggcattgattttactgagaaATTTTGATACAACTTGTGTTATCGAAGTTGTTTGTGTGCTGTTGTGTTATGTTTGCCCATGTATGGCTGTATGGATGTCTTGATGCTAGGACATTTGCCATAGCTCTTTCTGCCCTACCCAAATGGTTTcttttttattatgattatgagcaGGTTCTATTATTAGTTTTAGTTTTTGTCATTCTTTGTCCACATTCCAAAATAACCAGAAATGTACTGATTGTGGCCTTCTGGGATGTCTCAACTCATTTGTCCTTTTCTAGGTTATAACATCTTCTAAAAAGTAATAACCCCTGCTTGATGTCTTATTGCTTGCGCATTACTGGAAATAGATTGATTATCATGGGCTCATGGCTGTGTGGGTGTCACAATCGTTCGTCCTTTTCCAGGTTATGA of Zea mays cultivar B73 chromosome 8, Zm-B73-REFERENCE-NAM-5.0, whole genome shotgun sequence contains these proteins:
- the LOC542123 gene encoding single myb histone 3, with amino-acid sequence MGAPKQKWTSEEEDALRRGVRKHGAGKWRTIQKDPQFSPILSSRSNIDLKDKWRNLSFSASGLGSSKVRVPKITGSSSSPSSSSQALLLPAANNVTEAMLPADADKKPRDGKTPPKYGAMIMEALSELNQPNGSDIDAIFDFIKQRHVVQSTFRRFLPSKLRRLADSNKIEKVDNFYRLPDSFATRTPAQIKVSDPKQKDPSKASKTIGLFAASSPALEAAMAAAVKVTDAEAKAHDAHDQMMEAERMLKMAEDTESILTIAAEIYDRCSRGEITTLVPVAQREF
- the LOC100283890 gene encoding glycylpeptide N-tetradecanoyltransferase 1; protein product: MAAPNSNDAASASGTGPAGEEDISIEALARRVQEHMTLNSNPAARRHKFWETQPVGQFRDAADASLPNGPIEPPTPLSEVRADPYPLPAAFEWLTCDLDDDALLADLYSLLAHNYVEDDENMFRFNYSPAFLRWALKPPSFFRAWHIGVRAKESKKLVAFISGVPARIRARDDVVRMAEINFLCVHKKLRSKRLAPVLIREVTRRVHQENIWQAAYTAGIVLPTPITTCRYWHRSLNPKKLIDVGFSRLGPRMTMSRTVRLYKLPDAPLTPGFRRMELRDVAAVTRLLRAYLARFVVAPDFDEVDVEHWLLPQEDVVDSYLVESPETHEVTDFCSFYTLPSSVLNNANYATLKAAYSYYNVSTKTPLQQLMNDALIVAKRNNYDVFNALDVMENESFLKELKFGPGDGQLHYYLYNYRIRNGIKPSELGLVLL